In a genomic window of Muntiacus reevesi chromosome 1, mMunRee1.1, whole genome shotgun sequence:
- the SLC23A1 gene encoding solute carrier family 23 member 1 isoform X2, with the protein MKLLPSWTVVLPGSARGRAWPWAQRFRRTAHTCAPKMRAREDAEGQTQHYLTCFSGTIAVPFLLAEALCVGRDQYMVSQLIGTIFTCVGITTLIQTTLGIRLPLFQASAFAFLVPAKAILALERWKCPPEEEIYGNWSLPLNTSHIWHPRIREVQGAIMVSSMVEVAIGLMGLPGALLSYIGPLTVTPTVSLIGLSVFQAAGDRAGSHWGISACSILLIILFSQYLRNLTFLLPVYRWGKGLTLFRVQIFRMFPIVLAIMTVWLLCYVLTLTDVLPSDPTAYGFQARTDARGDIMAIAPWIRIPYPCQWGLPTVTAAAVLGMFSATLAGIIESIGDYYACARLAGAPPPPVHAINRGIFTEGICCIIAGLLGTGNGSTSSSPNIGVLGITKVGSRRVVQYGAGIMLVLGTIGKFTALFASLPDPILGGMFCTLFGMITAVGLSNLQFVDMNSSRNLFVLGFSMFFGLTLPNYLDSNPHVINTGVPEVDQILTVLLTTEMFVGGCLAFILDNTVPGSPEERGLIQWKAGAHADSEMSSSLKSYDFPIGMSMVKRIAFLKYIPICPVFKGFPSRSKNQLPVAEDIPENKETVYTKV; encoded by the exons ATGAAGCTGCTACCCAGCTGGACAGTGGTGCTGCCGGGGAGCGCTCGGGGCAGGGCCTGGCCGTGGGCACAGCGATTCAGAA GAACAGCTCACACCTGTGCCCCAAAGATGAGGGCCCGGGAGGACGCTGAGGGCCAGACACAG CACTACCTGACCTGCTTCAGTGGCACCATTGCCGTGCCCTTCCTGCTGGCTGAGGCGCTGTGTGTGGGCCGTGACCAGTACATGGTCAGCCAGCTCATTGGCACCATCTTCACCTGTGTGGGCATCACCACCCTCATCCAGACCACACTGGGCATCCG GCTGCCACTGTTCCAGGCCAGTGCTTTTGCATTTCTGGTTCCAGCGAAAGCCATCCTGGCCCTAGAGAGATGGAAATGCCCTCCAGAAG AGGAGATCTATGGTAACTGGAGTCTGCCCCTGAATACCTCACATATTTGGCACCCACGGATACGAGAG GTTCAGGGTGCAATCATGGTGTCCAGTATGGTAGAGGTGGCGATTGGGCTGATGGGGCTGCCTGGGGCCCTGCTCAGCTACATCGGGCCTCTTACAGTTACCCCCACTGTCTCCCTCATTGGTCTCTCTGTCTTCCAAGCTGCTGGCGATCGAGCTGGCTCCCACTGGGGTATCTCAGCTTG CTCCATTCTCCTGATCATCCTTTTCTCCCAGTACCTGCGAAACCTCACCTTCCTGCTGCCTGTCTACCGCTGGGGAAAGGGCCTCACTCTCTTCCGTGTCCAGATCTTCAGGATGTTTCCC ATCGTGCTAGCCATCATGACCGTGTGGCTGCTCTGCTATGTACTGACCCTGACGGATGTGCTGCCCTCAGACCCCACAGCCTATGGCTTCCAGGCACGAACAGATGCCCGAGGGGACATCATGGCTATTGCTCCCTGGATCCGCATCCCTTATCCCT GTCAGTGGGGGCTTCCCACTGTGACTGCAGCAGCTGTCCTGGGAATGTTTAGTGCCACGTTAGCAGGCATCATTGAGTCCATTGGGGATTACTATGCTTGTGCCCGCCTGGCTGGTGCACCACCCCCTCCAGTACACGCTATCAACAG GGGTATCTTCACCGAAGGCATCTGCTGCATTATCGCGGGGCTGTTGGGCACGGGCAACGGGTCCACCTCATCCAGTCCCAACATTGGCGTCCTGGGGATTACCAAG GTGGGCAGCCGGCGCGTGGTGCAGTATGGTGCGGGCATCATGCTAGTTCTAGGCACCATTGGCAAGTTCACGGCTCTCTTCGCCTCGCTCCCTGACCCCATTCTAGGGGGGATGTTCTGCACCCTTTTCG GCATGATCACCGCTGTGGGGCTGTCTAACCTGCAGTTCGTGGACATGAACTCCTCCCGCAATCTCTTCGTGCTTGGGTTTTCCATGTTCTTCGGTCTCACGCTGCCTAATTACCTGGACTCCAACCCGCACGTCATTAATACAG GCGTTCCTGAAGTGGACCAGATTCTGACTGTGCTGCTGACCACGGAGATGTTCGTGGGTGGGTGCCTCGCTTTCATACTGGACAACACAGTGCCAG GAAGCCCAGAAGAACGAGGTCTGATACAGTGGAAAGCTGGGGCCCATGCTGATAGTGAGATGTCTTCCAGCCTGAAAAGCTATGACTTTCCCATTGGGATGAGCATGGTAAAAAGAATTGCCTTTCTGAAATACATTCCTATCTGCCCGGTCTTCAAAGGATTTCCTTCAAGGTCAAAAAATCAGCTTCCAGTTGCAGAAGATATCCCAGAAAACAAAGAGACCGTGTACACCAAGGTCTGA
- the SLC23A1 gene encoding solute carrier family 23 member 1 isoform X1 has product MKLLPSWTVVLPGSARGRAWPWAQRFRRTAHTCAPKMRAREDAEGQTQHESLGSAGTSTRDPPVSLSTEHKFDMLYKIEDVPPWYLCVLLGFQHYLTCFSGTIAVPFLLAEALCVGRDQYMVSQLIGTIFTCVGITTLIQTTLGIRLPLFQASAFAFLVPAKAILALERWKCPPEEEIYGNWSLPLNTSHIWHPRIREVQGAIMVSSMVEVAIGLMGLPGALLSYIGPLTVTPTVSLIGLSVFQAAGDRAGSHWGISACSILLIILFSQYLRNLTFLLPVYRWGKGLTLFRVQIFRMFPIVLAIMTVWLLCYVLTLTDVLPSDPTAYGFQARTDARGDIMAIAPWIRIPYPCQWGLPTVTAAAVLGMFSATLAGIIESIGDYYACARLAGAPPPPVHAINRGIFTEGICCIIAGLLGTGNGSTSSSPNIGVLGITKVGSRRVVQYGAGIMLVLGTIGKFTALFASLPDPILGGMFCTLFGMITAVGLSNLQFVDMNSSRNLFVLGFSMFFGLTLPNYLDSNPHVINTGVPEVDQILTVLLTTEMFVGGCLAFILDNTVPGSPEERGLIQWKAGAHADSEMSSSLKSYDFPIGMSMVKRIAFLKYIPICPVFKGFPSRSKNQLPVAEDIPENKETVYTKV; this is encoded by the exons ATGAAGCTGCTACCCAGCTGGACAGTGGTGCTGCCGGGGAGCGCTCGGGGCAGGGCCTGGCCGTGGGCACAGCGATTCAGAA GAACAGCTCACACCTGTGCCCCAAAGATGAGGGCCCGGGAGGACGCTGAGGGCCAGACACAG CATGAGTCCCTGGGCTCAGCAGGGACCTCCACGAGGGACCCCCCAGTGTCCCTGTCCACCGAACACAAGTTTGACATGTTGTACAAGATCGAAGATGTGCCACCCTGGTACCTGTGCGTCCTGCTGGGCTTCCAG CACTACCTGACCTGCTTCAGTGGCACCATTGCCGTGCCCTTCCTGCTGGCTGAGGCGCTGTGTGTGGGCCGTGACCAGTACATGGTCAGCCAGCTCATTGGCACCATCTTCACCTGTGTGGGCATCACCACCCTCATCCAGACCACACTGGGCATCCG GCTGCCACTGTTCCAGGCCAGTGCTTTTGCATTTCTGGTTCCAGCGAAAGCCATCCTGGCCCTAGAGAGATGGAAATGCCCTCCAGAAG AGGAGATCTATGGTAACTGGAGTCTGCCCCTGAATACCTCACATATTTGGCACCCACGGATACGAGAG GTTCAGGGTGCAATCATGGTGTCCAGTATGGTAGAGGTGGCGATTGGGCTGATGGGGCTGCCTGGGGCCCTGCTCAGCTACATCGGGCCTCTTACAGTTACCCCCACTGTCTCCCTCATTGGTCTCTCTGTCTTCCAAGCTGCTGGCGATCGAGCTGGCTCCCACTGGGGTATCTCAGCTTG CTCCATTCTCCTGATCATCCTTTTCTCCCAGTACCTGCGAAACCTCACCTTCCTGCTGCCTGTCTACCGCTGGGGAAAGGGCCTCACTCTCTTCCGTGTCCAGATCTTCAGGATGTTTCCC ATCGTGCTAGCCATCATGACCGTGTGGCTGCTCTGCTATGTACTGACCCTGACGGATGTGCTGCCCTCAGACCCCACAGCCTATGGCTTCCAGGCACGAACAGATGCCCGAGGGGACATCATGGCTATTGCTCCCTGGATCCGCATCCCTTATCCCT GTCAGTGGGGGCTTCCCACTGTGACTGCAGCAGCTGTCCTGGGAATGTTTAGTGCCACGTTAGCAGGCATCATTGAGTCCATTGGGGATTACTATGCTTGTGCCCGCCTGGCTGGTGCACCACCCCCTCCAGTACACGCTATCAACAG GGGTATCTTCACCGAAGGCATCTGCTGCATTATCGCGGGGCTGTTGGGCACGGGCAACGGGTCCACCTCATCCAGTCCCAACATTGGCGTCCTGGGGATTACCAAG GTGGGCAGCCGGCGCGTGGTGCAGTATGGTGCGGGCATCATGCTAGTTCTAGGCACCATTGGCAAGTTCACGGCTCTCTTCGCCTCGCTCCCTGACCCCATTCTAGGGGGGATGTTCTGCACCCTTTTCG GCATGATCACCGCTGTGGGGCTGTCTAACCTGCAGTTCGTGGACATGAACTCCTCCCGCAATCTCTTCGTGCTTGGGTTTTCCATGTTCTTCGGTCTCACGCTGCCTAATTACCTGGACTCCAACCCGCACGTCATTAATACAG GCGTTCCTGAAGTGGACCAGATTCTGACTGTGCTGCTGACCACGGAGATGTTCGTGGGTGGGTGCCTCGCTTTCATACTGGACAACACAGTGCCAG GAAGCCCAGAAGAACGAGGTCTGATACAGTGGAAAGCTGGGGCCCATGCTGATAGTGAGATGTCTTCCAGCCTGAAAAGCTATGACTTTCCCATTGGGATGAGCATGGTAAAAAGAATTGCCTTTCTGAAATACATTCCTATCTGCCCGGTCTTCAAAGGATTTCCTTCAAGGTCAAAAAATCAGCTTCCAGTTGCAGAAGATATCCCAGAAAACAAAGAGACCGTGTACACCAAGGTCTGA
- the SPATA24 gene encoding spermatogenesis-associated protein 24 isoform X1 gives MATPVGWSQGGSGSVCLAFDQLRDVIESQEELIHQLRNVMILQDENFVSKEEFQAVEKKLVEEKAAHAKTKVLLAKEEEKLQFALGEVEVLSKQLEKEKLAFEKALSSVKSRALQESSKKDQLITKCNEIESHIIKQEDILNGKENEIKELQQVISQQKEIFSQLRCRNHMSDFRIQKQQENYMAQVLDQKHKKASGTRQARSRQRPREK, from the exons ATGGCGACGCCCGTCGGGTGGTCGCAGGGCGGGTCAGGGTCGGTGTGTCTCGCCTTTGATCAACTGCGGGACGTGATTGAGTCTCAGGAGGAACTGATCCACCAGCTGAGGAACGTG ATGATTCTCCAGGATGAAAATTTTGTCAGTAAAGAAGAGTTCCAGGCAGTGGAGAAAAAGCTGGTG GAAGAGAAAGCAGCCCATGCCAAGACCAAGGTTCTCCTGGCCAAGGAAGAGGAGAAGTTGCAGTTTGCCCTCGGAGAGGTAGAGGTGCTGTCTAAACAGCTGGAAAAAGAGAAGCTGGCCTTTGAGAAGGC GCTCTCCAGTGTCAAGAGCAGAGCCCTGCAGGAGTCCAGCAAGAAGGACCAGCTCATCACCAAGTGCAATG AAATTGAGTCTCACATTATAAAGCAAGAAGATATACTTAATGGCAAAGAGAATGAGATTAAGGAGTTGCAGCAAGTTATCAGCCAGCAGAAAGAGATCTTCAG CCAGCTCCGTTGCAGGAATCACATGTCTGACTTCCGGATCCAGAAGCAGCAAGAGAACTACATGGCCCAAGTGCTGGACCAGAAGCATAAGAAAGCCTCGGGGACGCGTCAGGCCCGGAGCCGCCAGCGTCccagggaaaaataa
- the SPATA24 gene encoding spermatogenesis-associated protein 24 isoform X2 — MATPVGWSQGGSGSVCLAFDQLRDVIESQEELIHQLRNVMILQDENFVSKEEFQAVEKKLVEEKAAHAKTKVLLAKEEEKLQFALGEVEVLSKQLEKEKLAFEKALSSVKSRALQESSKKDQLITKCNEIESHIIKQEDILNGKENEIKELQQVISQQKEIFRNHMSDFRIQKQQENYMAQVLDQKHKKASGTRQARSRQRPREK, encoded by the exons ATGGCGACGCCCGTCGGGTGGTCGCAGGGCGGGTCAGGGTCGGTGTGTCTCGCCTTTGATCAACTGCGGGACGTGATTGAGTCTCAGGAGGAACTGATCCACCAGCTGAGGAACGTG ATGATTCTCCAGGATGAAAATTTTGTCAGTAAAGAAGAGTTCCAGGCAGTGGAGAAAAAGCTGGTG GAAGAGAAAGCAGCCCATGCCAAGACCAAGGTTCTCCTGGCCAAGGAAGAGGAGAAGTTGCAGTTTGCCCTCGGAGAGGTAGAGGTGCTGTCTAAACAGCTGGAAAAAGAGAAGCTGGCCTTTGAGAAGGC GCTCTCCAGTGTCAAGAGCAGAGCCCTGCAGGAGTCCAGCAAGAAGGACCAGCTCATCACCAAGTGCAATG AAATTGAGTCTCACATTATAAAGCAAGAAGATATACTTAATGGCAAAGAGAATGAGATTAAGGAGTTGCAGCAAGTTATCAGCCAGCAGAAAGAGATCTTCAG GAATCACATGTCTGACTTCCGGATCCAGAAGCAGCAAGAGAACTACATGGCCCAAGTGCTGGACCAGAAGCATAAGAAAGCCTCGGGGACGCGTCAGGCCCGGAGCCGCCAGCGTCccagggaaaaataa
- the MZB1 gene encoding marginal zone B- and B1-cell-specific protein — MRLSLLLLLPLLGAWAIPGGLGDKASLTATAPELDDEEKFSTHMPTRLRCDACRAVAYQMWQHLTKAEAKLLPLDSGGRHELSESVYTDVLDQSCSQTWQGYGVGEVDQVKRLMGPGLSTGAQPSVMVVIMDGLWPTRLSKTCFQYLGEFGEDQIYEAHQQGRGTLEALLCGGPRGACLEKAPDARTEL; from the exons ATGAGGCTgtcactgctgctactgctgccgcTGCTTGGGGCCTGGGCCATCCCAGGGGGCCTTGGAGACAAGGCCTCACTCACTGCCACTGCCCCTGAGCTAGACGATGAAGAGAAGTTCTCAACTCACATGCCAACTCGCCTGCGATGTGATGCCTGCAGGGCGGTGGCCTACCAG ATGTGGCAACATCTGACAAAAGCTGAGGCCAAGCTTCTCCCACTGGACTCTGGGGGCCGTCATGAGCTGAGCGAGTCAGTATACACAGACGTCCTGGACCAGAGCTGCTCGCAGACCTGGCAGGG ctATGGAGTTGGAGAAGTGGACCAGGTGAAACGTCTCATGGGCCCAGGACTTAGCACAGGGGCACAGCCGAGCGTCATGGTGGTGATCATggacggactgtggcccaccag GCTCTCCAAGACCTGCTTTCAGTACCTGGGGGAGTTTGGAGAAGACCAGATCTATGAAGCCCACCAACAAGGTCGAGGGACCCTAGAGGCGCTGCTGTGTGGAGGTCCCCGGGGGGCCTGTTTGGAGAAGGCTCCAGACGCAAGAACAGAGCTCTAG
- the SLC23A1 gene encoding solute carrier family 23 member 1 isoform X3 yields the protein MKLLPSWTVVLPGSARGRAWPWAQRFRRTAHTCAPKMRAREDAEGQTQHESLGSAGTSTRDPPVSLSTEHKFDMLYKIEDVPPWYLCVLLGFQHYLTCFSGTIAVPFLLAEALCVGRDQYMVSQLIGTIFTCVGITTLIQTTLGIRLPLFQASAFAFLVPAKAILALERWKCPPEAAGDRAGSHWGISACSILLIILFSQYLRNLTFLLPVYRWGKGLTLFRVQIFRMFPIVLAIMTVWLLCYVLTLTDVLPSDPTAYGFQARTDARGDIMAIAPWIRIPYPCQWGLPTVTAAAVLGMFSATLAGIIESIGDYYACARLAGAPPPPVHAINRGIFTEGICCIIAGLLGTGNGSTSSSPNIGVLGITKVGSRRVVQYGAGIMLVLGTIGKFTALFASLPDPILGGMFCTLFGMITAVGLSNLQFVDMNSSRNLFVLGFSMFFGLTLPNYLDSNPHVINTGVPEVDQILTVLLTTEMFVGGCLAFILDNTVPGSPEERGLIQWKAGAHADSEMSSSLKSYDFPIGMSMVKRIAFLKYIPICPVFKGFPSRSKNQLPVAEDIPENKETVYTKV from the exons ATGAAGCTGCTACCCAGCTGGACAGTGGTGCTGCCGGGGAGCGCTCGGGGCAGGGCCTGGCCGTGGGCACAGCGATTCAGAA GAACAGCTCACACCTGTGCCCCAAAGATGAGGGCCCGGGAGGACGCTGAGGGCCAGACACAG CATGAGTCCCTGGGCTCAGCAGGGACCTCCACGAGGGACCCCCCAGTGTCCCTGTCCACCGAACACAAGTTTGACATGTTGTACAAGATCGAAGATGTGCCACCCTGGTACCTGTGCGTCCTGCTGGGCTTCCAG CACTACCTGACCTGCTTCAGTGGCACCATTGCCGTGCCCTTCCTGCTGGCTGAGGCGCTGTGTGTGGGCCGTGACCAGTACATGGTCAGCCAGCTCATTGGCACCATCTTCACCTGTGTGGGCATCACCACCCTCATCCAGACCACACTGGGCATCCG GCTGCCACTGTTCCAGGCCAGTGCTTTTGCATTTCTGGTTCCAGCGAAAGCCATCCTGGCCCTAGAGAGATGGAAATGCCCTCCAGAAG CTGCTGGCGATCGAGCTGGCTCCCACTGGGGTATCTCAGCTTG CTCCATTCTCCTGATCATCCTTTTCTCCCAGTACCTGCGAAACCTCACCTTCCTGCTGCCTGTCTACCGCTGGGGAAAGGGCCTCACTCTCTTCCGTGTCCAGATCTTCAGGATGTTTCCC ATCGTGCTAGCCATCATGACCGTGTGGCTGCTCTGCTATGTACTGACCCTGACGGATGTGCTGCCCTCAGACCCCACAGCCTATGGCTTCCAGGCACGAACAGATGCCCGAGGGGACATCATGGCTATTGCTCCCTGGATCCGCATCCCTTATCCCT GTCAGTGGGGGCTTCCCACTGTGACTGCAGCAGCTGTCCTGGGAATGTTTAGTGCCACGTTAGCAGGCATCATTGAGTCCATTGGGGATTACTATGCTTGTGCCCGCCTGGCTGGTGCACCACCCCCTCCAGTACACGCTATCAACAG GGGTATCTTCACCGAAGGCATCTGCTGCATTATCGCGGGGCTGTTGGGCACGGGCAACGGGTCCACCTCATCCAGTCCCAACATTGGCGTCCTGGGGATTACCAAG GTGGGCAGCCGGCGCGTGGTGCAGTATGGTGCGGGCATCATGCTAGTTCTAGGCACCATTGGCAAGTTCACGGCTCTCTTCGCCTCGCTCCCTGACCCCATTCTAGGGGGGATGTTCTGCACCCTTTTCG GCATGATCACCGCTGTGGGGCTGTCTAACCTGCAGTTCGTGGACATGAACTCCTCCCGCAATCTCTTCGTGCTTGGGTTTTCCATGTTCTTCGGTCTCACGCTGCCTAATTACCTGGACTCCAACCCGCACGTCATTAATACAG GCGTTCCTGAAGTGGACCAGATTCTGACTGTGCTGCTGACCACGGAGATGTTCGTGGGTGGGTGCCTCGCTTTCATACTGGACAACACAGTGCCAG GAAGCCCAGAAGAACGAGGTCTGATACAGTGGAAAGCTGGGGCCCATGCTGATAGTGAGATGTCTTCCAGCCTGAAAAGCTATGACTTTCCCATTGGGATGAGCATGGTAAAAAGAATTGCCTTTCTGAAATACATTCCTATCTGCCCGGTCTTCAAAGGATTTCCTTCAAGGTCAAAAAATCAGCTTCCAGTTGCAGAAGATATCCCAGAAAACAAAGAGACCGTGTACACCAAGGTCTGA
- the PROB1 gene encoding proline-rich basic protein 1, whose amino-acid sequence MLTALVQPALPGFPGRLPAAPARRQDSSGSSGSYHTAPGSPEPPDVGPDAEGRTNWPRVAPALGAGVQPRLSVSAQNSRQQRLPGSGFPRGPASGPRLPQPQLRTLPSGEMEVIFGAGPLFSRSDAEDREVQQLTTRAFRSLAPAGSASPIPAEPQPQGPDGGSRWATYLELRPRAASPATPSQFECVEVALEERTAPARPRTVPKRQIELRPRPRSPPREANAPRPRLLLRTGSLDESLSRLQAAADLVQTALARKLSPAPPAPSSATFGPTVPPEPATPETPRSTRVALEEAKSLPPRVNYSSAPARAPRPWPSLRERAIRRDKPAPGTEPLGPVSSSIFLKSGEKTEEVHQKEPKARFPRDTPDQTVLRAQGPPFQSRPPWEVSSKAVRRRSPSPPWQAPNGTVRGPHCTSPQNLSPWNRTIRKVSSPSLPEASSTWDNQDAAVTETVSKKSPSPPTLSQWNRGVARARSPSPEAPSSWEVPHPAVGDAVEGSRSPSPPTLPSWETPDRPVGTWSPSPQETWNSTVQSSSVVSTRVAMNGAAQEELVPPTPSAPGTPKLTEVQSPFTREMPDLAFRGNQLSPEVAATQLPLSRTLDADARPEAVGSGEAASGRPRVAIPRPRDVRKMVKTTYAPSFPASTPDSGLPAPPTEPCGEEGSASKTQELQALGPPAPSHYTSIFLKDFLPVVSHPYEAPEPTPDTVPRDVTQSNGVLRRRAENNTAKPFARTEIRLPGALALGRRPERTRGVAVHGPGVKNRDAEAQRLVPDDKGRTSPLGGARTSPQQSPIGPAETQPPGPPRPSSPQAHPSSSSGIESKLETPPKAPEPAVAVQSPLPREPQASARRTARAQPRAASAPPLDRSADGSSQGARRPPGAANPGKVLVDPESGRYYFVEAPRQPRLRLLFDPESGQYVEVLLPPSPSVPPRRVYTPLALGPGLYPPAYGPLPGLSLPPSPGPPAFSGPQLPWASEAGPLDGMYYLPVSGTPSPAPPLLLCAPPSSLGPSQPNKGSLFPV is encoded by the coding sequence ATGCTGACCGCGCTCGTCCAGCCAGCCCTGCCTGGGTTCCCAGGGCGGCTGCCTGCGGCCCCCGCTCGGCGCCAGGACTCGTCCGGTTCGTCAGGCTCCTACCACACTGCTCCGGGTTCTCCAGAGCCCCCGGACGTTGGGCCGGACGCAGAGGGCCGGACGAATTGGCCCAGGGTGGCCCCTGCGCTGGGGGCGGGCGTGCAGCCTCGCCTGTCCGTCAGCGCCCAGAATAGCCGCCAGCAGCGACTGCCCGGCTCGGGTTTCCCGCGAGGCCCGGCCTCCGGCCCGCGACTGCCCCAGCCCCAGCTGCGCACGCTGCCGTCGGGGGAGATGGAAGTCATCTTCGGCGCGGGGCCCCTATTCAGCCGCTCCGACGCAGAGGATAGAGAAGTGCAGCAGCTCACGACGCGGGCCTTCCGCAGCCTCGCTCCGGCTGGGTCCGCGTCTCCCATCCCTGCCGAACCGCAGCCCCAGGGCCCCGACGGTGGCTCCCGCTGGGCCACTTACCTGGAGCTGCGGCCCCGCGCGGCGAGTCCTGCCACCCCATCGCAGTTCGAGTGTGTGGAGGTGGCGCTGGAGGAGCGTACCGCGCCTGCCAGGCCCCGGACGGTGCCCAAACGTCAGATCGAGCTGCGCCCGCGGCCCCGGAGTCCCCCGCGGGAGGCCAATGCGCCGCGCCCTCGACTGCTCCTGCGCACCGGCTCCCTGGATGAGTCTCTGAGCCGCCTGCAGGCTGCCGCGGACCTCGTGCAGACGGCGCTAGCCAGAAAACTGAGCCCCGCACCCCCTGCCCCAAGCAGCGCCACCTTTGGACCCACGGTGCCGCCGGAGCCTGCGACCCCGGAAACGCCCCGCAGTACTCGGGTGGCCTTGGAGGAAGCCAAGTCTTTGCCGCCTCGGGTGAACTATAGTTCagccccagccagggccccaagACCGTGGCCAAGCCTCCGGGAGCGCGCAATTCGGCGCGACAAGCCCGCGCCCGGGACCGAGCCGCTGGGTCCAGTTAGTTCCAGCATCTTCCTGAAGTCAGGGGAGAAGACCGAGGAGGTGCACCAGAAAGAACCGAAGGCTCGTTTCCCGCGAGATACTCCGGATCAAACCGTCCTGAGGGCACAGGGTCCGCCTTTCCAGTCTAGGCCCCCCTGGGAAGTTTCGAGTAAGGCTGTGAGACGGAGGAGCCCATCCCCGCCGTGGCAAGCCCCAAATGGGACCGTGCGTGGTCCTCACTGCACCTCCCCCCAGAACCTGTCCCCCTGGAATCGAACTATTCGGAAGGTGAGTAGCCCATCGCTCCCCGAGGCATCCTCCACGTGGGACAATCAGGATGCTGCTGTCACGGAAACTGTCAGCAAAAAGAGCCCTTCCCCTCCGACCCTTTCCCAGTGGAATCGGGGTGTTGCCAGGGCAAGAAGTCCATCCCCCGAAGCTCCCTCCTCGTGGGAGGTGCCGCATCCGGCAGTTGGGGATGCAGTTGAGGGAAGTAGGAGCCCGTCCCCGCCGACCTTGCCCTCGTGGGAGACTCCAGATCGTCCTGTTGGAACGTGGAGCCCATCGCCCCAAGAGACGTGGAACTCCACAGTGCAGAGTTCATCTGTAGTGTCTACGCGGGTAGCTATGAATGGCGCGGCCCAAGAGGAACTGGTGCCGCCCACGCCGTCTGCACCAGGGACTCCAAAGCTAACAGAGGTTCAAAGTCCGTTCACGCGGGAGATGCCGGATCTTGCCTTCCGAGGCAACCAGCTGTCGCCAGAGGTGGCTGCAACCCAGCTGCCTCTCAGCCGCACCCTGGATGCCGATGCGCGCCCTGAAGCGGTGGGCTCTGGAGAAGCGGCCTCGGGGCGCCCGCGCGTGGCCATTCCGCGGCCCCGCGACGTACGCAAGATGGTGAAGACCACGTACGCGCCGAGCTTTCCGGCAAGCACCCCAGACTCAGGGCTCCCCGCCCCTCCTACAGAACCTTGCGGGGAGGAAGGCAGCGCATCCAAGACACAAGAGCTTCAGGCGCTGGGGCCCCCCGCCCCGTCTCACTACACTTCCATTTTTCTCAAGGACTTTCTGCCAGTCGTGTCACACCCCTACGAAGCCCCAGAGCCAACCCCAGACACAGTCCCCCGGGACGTTACGCAGTCCAACGGCGTCCTGCGGCGGAGGGCAGAGAACAACACGGCGAAACCCTTCGCGCGCACTGAGATCCGCTTGCCTGGTGCCCTGGCCTTAGGCCGCCGGCCTGAGAGAACCCGGGGAGTCGCGGTGCATGGTCCTGGAGTAAAGAACCGGGATGCAGAGGCCCAGCGATTGGTCCCGGACGACAAGGGTCGGACCAGCCCTCTAGGCGGCGCTCGCACCTCACCCCAGCAGTCGCCCATAGGGCCGGCAGAGACCCAACCTCCCGGACCGCCCCGCCCCAGCTCCCCGCAGGCGCACCCTAGCTCGAGCTCTGGAATAGAATCCAAACTGGAGACGCCCCCTAAGGCCCCTGAGCCCGCGGTGGCGGTCCAGTCGCCCCTCCCGCGGGAGCCCCAGGCATCGGCTCGTAGAACGGCCCGGGCCCAGCCCCGCGCTGCCTCGGCACCTCCGCTGGACCGGTCCGCGGACGGTTCCTCCCAGGGGGCGCGTAGGCCGCCGGGAGCCGCAAACCCGGGGAAGGTCCTAGTGGACCCCGAGAGCGGCCGCTACTACTTTGTGGAGGCGCCGAGGCAGCCTCGGCTGCGGCTGCTCTTCGACCCCGAGAGTGGGCAGTACGTGGAAGTGCTGCTGCCACCCTCGCCCTCGGTGCCACCCCGCCGCGTCTACACCCCGCTGGCCCTGGGCCCCGGCCTCTACCCGCCAGCCTATGGGCCTCTTCCTGGCCTCTCACTGCCACCATCCCCCGGCCCGCCGGCCTTCAGCGGCCCGCAGCTACCCTGGGCTTCCGAGGCGGGGCCCCTGGACGGGATGTACTACCTGCCAGTGAGCGGGACACCCAGCCCCGCACCTCCTCTTCTTCTCTGTGCTCCACCCTCCAGCTTGGGTCCCTCGCAGCCCAACAAGGGCTCCTTGTTCCCGGTGTGA